Proteins co-encoded in one Meiothermus sp. genomic window:
- a CDS encoding nitrate/nitrite transporter, translating to MSAALRVFIILLLAYFLSYFFRATNAVISPDLRRDLGLTSAELGLMTSLFYLTFAIAQLPLGALLDRFGPRFVHPALMLLGAIGALIFASAQDFLTLSAGRALLGIGFAAALMGALKAFSLWFPAHRYASISSLYVALGASGAIAASSPLAWLKEQIGWRGVFEWGALVIVLVALVVALGVRNAPKGMALPRSTQAGNASLIWRSSQFWRMGWLNFMVGGGFLAWQTLWGGDFLFKVRGLGSLEVGSVLFTFSLAALLGFLLCGPLADRWGLPRVLLSASLGFTLGPLLLALWPQMPAWGLYLTYGLMGFTGAFNILSLAQARLAFPTALTGRAVTAINFMGFMGVFLLQWGMGVVLGLSEYSTALLVWATLIALAIVGYIPLALGQRKSAL from the coding sequence ATGTCGGCGGCCCTTCGGGTTTTCATCATCCTGCTTTTGGCCTACTTCCTCTCCTACTTTTTCCGCGCGACCAACGCGGTCATCTCGCCCGACCTGCGGCGCGACCTGGGCCTCACCTCGGCCGAGCTAGGCCTGATGACCAGCCTGTTTTACCTGACCTTTGCCATTGCGCAGTTGCCCTTAGGCGCGCTCCTGGATCGCTTTGGCCCGCGCTTCGTGCACCCGGCCCTCATGCTGTTGGGGGCCATAGGGGCCCTGATTTTTGCCTCGGCCCAGGACTTTCTGACCCTTTCGGCGGGACGGGCGCTGCTGGGGATTGGCTTTGCGGCGGCCCTGATGGGCGCTTTGAAGGCGTTTTCGCTGTGGTTCCCTGCTCACCGCTACGCCAGCATCAGCAGCCTGTATGTGGCCCTGGGGGCCTCGGGGGCCATTGCGGCCTCGAGCCCCCTGGCCTGGCTCAAGGAGCAGATCGGCTGGCGCGGGGTGTTCGAGTGGGGGGCCCTGGTGATTGTGCTGGTGGCGCTGGTGGTGGCCCTGGGGGTACGCAACGCCCCCAAGGGCATGGCGCTGCCCCGGAGCACCCAGGCCGGCAACGCCAGCCTAATTTGGCGAAGCAGCCAGTTCTGGCGCATGGGCTGGCTCAACTTTATGGTGGGGGGCGGGTTTCTGGCCTGGCAGACCCTGTGGGGCGGCGACTTTTTGTTCAAGGTGCGGGGGCTGGGGAGCCTCGAGGTCGGCAGCGTGCTCTTCACCTTCTCACTGGCCGCGCTGCTGGGCTTTTTGCTGTGTGGCCCCCTGGCCGACCGCTGGGGTCTGCCGCGGGTGTTGCTCTCGGCCAGTCTTGGGTTTACCCTGGGGCCTCTGCTGCTGGCCCTGTGGCCCCAGATGCCCGCCTGGGGCCTTTACCTGACCTACGGGCTGATGGGCTTCACCGGCGCCTTTAATATCCTGAGCCTGGCCCAGGCCCGCCTGGCTTTCCCCACCGCACTCACCGGACGGGCCGTTACGGCCATCAACTTTATGGGGTTCATGGGGGTGTTTCTGCTCCAGTGGGGGATGGGGGTGGTGCTGGGCCTGAGCGAGTACAGCACCGCTTTGCTCGTCTGGGCGACCCTTATCGCCCTGGCGATTGTTGGATATATACCCTTGGCTCTGGGGCAAAGGAAAAGCGCCCTTTAA
- a CDS encoding cysteine desulfurase gives MAIVTPQTLRQDFPLLVHHPELVYLNSAATSQKPEAVIEAVSRYYRKLNASVHRGAYTLSAQASEAYEQARRTLARFIGAEEREIIFVRNTTEALNLVAYAWGLRNLRPGDEILLTEMEHHANLVPWHLVCERTGARIKAIPLGDDGRLQLEHLSTLLTERVRLVSVMHVSNVLGTVNPVAQIAQAARAVGALVVVDGAQSAPHMPVDVRALGADFYAFSGHKMLGPTGIGVLWGRYEVLETLAPFLGGGSMIREVYLDRSTYAQPPQRFEAGTPAVAEAIGLAAAVEYLERLGMANVWQHELELAAYALKRLDEELPEVRTFGPRGPDRSGVIPFVLGGIHAHDVATALDQYGIAVRAGHHCAQPLHRKLGVAATVRASFYVYTTKEDVDRFIEALKKVRDFFKDWL, from the coding sequence ATGGCTATCGTTACGCCGCAAACCCTTCGCCAGGACTTTCCACTGCTCGTGCACCATCCCGAGCTGGTCTACCTCAACTCGGCGGCCACCAGCCAGAAGCCCGAAGCGGTCATCGAGGCGGTATCCCGCTACTACCGGAAACTCAACGCCAGCGTGCACCGGGGGGCCTACACCCTCTCGGCGCAGGCCAGCGAGGCCTACGAGCAGGCCCGCCGCACCCTGGCCCGCTTTATTGGGGCCGAGGAGCGCGAGATTATCTTCGTGCGCAACACCACCGAGGCCCTCAACCTGGTGGCCTATGCCTGGGGGCTGCGCAACCTGCGGCCCGGCGACGAAATTCTCCTGACCGAGATGGAGCACCACGCCAACCTGGTGCCCTGGCACCTGGTCTGCGAGCGCACGGGGGCCAGGATCAAAGCCATACCGCTTGGGGATGATGGGCGCTTGCAACTGGAGCACCTCAGCACCCTCCTCACCGAGCGGGTCAGGTTGGTGAGCGTGATGCACGTCTCCAATGTGCTGGGCACCGTTAACCCTGTGGCCCAGATCGCCCAGGCGGCCAGGGCCGTGGGGGCCTTGGTGGTGGTGGATGGGGCCCAGTCGGCCCCCCACATGCCCGTGGATGTCCGGGCCCTGGGAGCCGATTTCTATGCGTTTTCCGGGCACAAGATGCTGGGGCCTACCGGCATCGGGGTGCTCTGGGGGCGCTACGAGGTGCTGGAAACCCTGGCCCCTTTTTTGGGGGGCGGCAGCATGATCCGCGAAGTTTACCTAGATCGCTCCACCTATGCCCAGCCCCCTCAGCGTTTCGAGGCCGGAACCCCGGCGGTGGCCGAGGCCATTGGGCTGGCGGCGGCGGTGGAATACCTCGAGCGTCTGGGTATGGCGAACGTATGGCAACACGAGCTCGAGCTCGCCGCCTACGCCCTGAAGCGCCTCGACGAAGAACTCCCCGAGGTGCGCACCTTTGGCCCCCGCGGCCCCGACCGGAGCGGGGTGATTCCCTTTGTGCTGGGCGGCATCCACGCCCACGACGTGGCCACCGCCCTCGACCAGTACGGTATCGCGGTGCGGGCCGGGCACCACTGCGCCCAGCCCCTGCACCGCAAGCTGGGGGTGGCGGCCACGGTGCGGGCCAGCTTTTACGTCTACACCACTAAAGAAGACGTGGATCGCTTCATCGAGGCCCTGAAGAAGGTGCGCGACTTTTTCAAAGACTGGCTATAG
- the sufU gene encoding Fe-S cluster assembly sulfur transfer protein SufU: MSLLEELYKEIILRHYKSPHNYGSLESANVRVMGDNPSCGDQIELLVETDGEQIADLRFRGQGCAISQASASLMTDLVKGKTWAEALELERKFKSMILDGTPPAPELGDLAALSGVHKLAARVKCATLAWNALEQAAQEARTKAQGT, from the coding sequence ATGAGCCTCCTGGAGGAGCTGTACAAGGAAATCATCCTGCGCCACTACAAGTCGCCCCACAACTACGGCTCGCTGGAATCAGCCAACGTGCGGGTCATGGGGGACAACCCCTCCTGTGGCGATCAGATCGAGCTATTGGTCGAGACCGATGGCGAGCAGATTGCTGACCTGCGCTTCCGTGGGCAGGGCTGCGCCATCTCGCAGGCCTCGGCTTCCTTGATGACCGACCTGGTCAAGGGCAAGACCTGGGCCGAGGCCCTCGAGCTCGAGCGCAAGTTCAAGTCCATGATTCTGGACGGTACGCCGCCCGCGCCTGAGCTGGGTGATCTGGCGGCCCTGTCGGGGGTGCACAAGCTGGCGGCCCGGGTCAAGTGCGCTACGCTGGCCTGGAACGCCCTCGAGCAAGCGGCCCAGGAAGCCAGAACCAAGGCCCAGGGCACCTAG
- the folE2 gene encoding GTP cyclohydrolase FolE2 gives MLSYDNKQILDTPPLKLDKNGGKKAYLFRNTDGAEPVITRHYDHQFQPDAAYKASLPDMTETVDSVEGANVAIQQVGISGFRLPLRFATSAGEALTLEARVTGTVSLQANLKGINMSRIIRTFYAHKDEVFSLDTLAQVVQNYRRDLDSMSARVKVAFNYPMLVSALRSGLEGYQYYSGSYEAVLEENGTLRRFVELDFVYSSACPCSAELAEHARDVRGAYAIPHSQRSKARIKVEVAPDTSLHLEDLIHHARAALKTETQVMVKREDEQAFAELNGAYVKFVEDAARLLYEQLIADRRIHDFQVACSHLESLHSHDAVSVIAKGVPGGFRADFNDFSTLLC, from the coding sequence TTGCTTAGCTACGACAATAAGCAAATCCTCGATACACCCCCCCTCAAACTCGATAAAAACGGTGGCAAAAAAGCCTACCTGTTCCGCAACACCGACGGCGCGGAACCCGTCATCACCCGCCACTACGACCACCAGTTCCAGCCCGACGCGGCCTACAAGGCCAGCCTGCCCGATATGACCGAGACCGTGGACTCGGTGGAAGGGGCCAATGTCGCCATCCAGCAGGTGGGCATCTCGGGCTTCCGGCTCCCGCTCAGGTTCGCCACCTCAGCCGGCGAGGCCCTGACCCTCGAGGCCCGTGTCACCGGCACGGTATCGCTCCAGGCCAACCTCAAGGGCATCAACATGAGCCGGATCATCCGCACCTTTTATGCCCACAAAGATGAGGTTTTTAGCCTGGATACCCTGGCCCAGGTGGTGCAGAACTACCGCCGCGACCTCGATAGTATGAGCGCACGGGTCAAGGTGGCCTTCAACTACCCCATGCTGGTCTCGGCCCTGCGCTCCGGCCTCGAGGGCTACCAGTACTACAGCGGCAGCTACGAGGCCGTTCTGGAAGAAAACGGTACTCTGCGGCGCTTTGTCGAGCTCGACTTCGTTTACTCCTCGGCCTGCCCCTGCTCCGCCGAGTTAGCCGAACACGCCCGCGATGTCCGGGGGGCGTATGCCATCCCCCACAGCCAGCGCTCCAAGGCCCGCATCAAGGTAGAGGTCGCCCCGGACACCTCGCTGCACCTGGAAGACCTGATCCATCACGCCCGCGCGGCCCTCAAAACCGAGACCCAGGTGATGGTCAAGCGCGAGGACGAACAGGCCTTTGCCGAGCTGAACGGGGCCTATGTGAAGTTTGTGGAGGACGCCGCCCGGCTGCTCTACGAGCAGCTCATTGCCGACCGGCGCATCCACGACTTCCAGGTGGCCTGCTCGCACCTCGAGAGCCTGCACTCCCACGACGCGGTCTCGGTCATTGCTAAAGGCGTACCCGGCGGCTTCCGCGCCGATTTCAACGACTTCAGCACCCTCCTGTGCTAG
- the tmpR gene encoding bifunctional dihydropteridine reductase/dihydrofolate reductase TmpR gives MSRVALVTGSARGIGRAIVLALARQGFDVAVHYHQSALEAEQTRQEALQHGVRAIRVQADVTQVKEAQGLIEEVAGQLGGLQVLVNNVGNYLKKPIEATTPEEWQAMLDSNLNAPFYLTQAALPYLGQTGYGRVVNIGFAGAQNLLARPEITPYVIAKTGLILYSKALAQRLAPRGITVNVVAPGVAENSVSKPLKEIPMGRLAHLEELARAVLFFVDEQSSYITGQVMEVSGGWNL, from the coding sequence ATGAGCCGGGTGGCCCTGGTCACCGGCTCGGCCAGGGGCATCGGGCGGGCCATTGTGCTGGCGCTGGCCCGGCAGGGGTTCGATGTGGCGGTGCACTACCACCAGAGCGCCCTCGAGGCCGAACAAACCCGCCAGGAGGCCCTTCAGCACGGGGTGCGGGCCATCCGGGTGCAGGCCGATGTCACACAGGTCAAGGAAGCCCAGGGACTCATCGAGGAGGTGGCCGGGCAGCTTGGGGGCTTGCAGGTACTGGTCAACAACGTGGGCAACTACCTCAAGAAGCCCATCGAAGCAACCACCCCCGAGGAATGGCAGGCCATGCTGGACTCCAACCTGAATGCGCCTTTTTACCTGACCCAGGCCGCCCTCCCCTACCTGGGCCAGACCGGCTATGGACGGGTGGTCAATATCGGGTTCGCCGGCGCGCAAAACCTGCTGGCCCGCCCGGAAATTACCCCCTACGTAATCGCCAAAACCGGCCTGATTCTGTACAGCAAGGCCCTGGCCCAGCGCCTGGCCCCCAGGGGTATCACGGTGAATGTGGTCGCACCGGGGGTGGCCGAGAACTCCGTCTCCAAACCTCTGAAAGAGATTCCCATGGGTCGGCTGGCACATCTGGAAGAGCTGGCTCGAGCGGTGCTGTTCTTTGTGGATGAGCAGAGCAGCTACATTACCGGACAGGTCATGGAGGTTTCAGGGGGATGGAATCTGTAG
- a CDS encoding NUDIX domain-containing protein, with the protein MEAKYPIPTVGALVKGPSGRVLIVKTGKWQGWWGVPGGKVEWGEPLEAALQREFREEVGLELANIRFALLLEGVFDPQFYKPLHFLFINYFAESPDETVRPNQEILEWAWVSPQEALQYPLNNITRTLLEAYMGRGAV; encoded by the coding sequence ATGGAGGCAAAATATCCGATTCCCACCGTGGGCGCTTTGGTGAAAGGGCCTTCGGGCCGGGTGCTAATCGTCAAGACCGGCAAGTGGCAGGGCTGGTGGGGAGTGCCGGGGGGCAAGGTTGAATGGGGCGAACCCCTCGAGGCCGCTTTGCAGAGGGAGTTTCGCGAAGAGGTGGGCCTCGAGCTCGCCAACATCCGCTTTGCCCTGCTGCTGGAGGGGGTGTTCGACCCCCAGTTTTACAAACCCCTGCACTTTCTGTTCATCAACTACTTTGCCGAAAGCCCGGATGAGACCGTCCGCCCCAACCAGGAAATCCTCGAGTGGGCCTGGGTCAGTCCCCAGGAAGCGCTCCAGTATCCCCTGAACAACATCACCCGTACCCTGCTGGAGGCCTACATGGGAAGGGGGGCGGTATGA
- a CDS encoding ImmA/IrrE family metallo-endopeptidase gives MELRHRVIELAQEYRKTHAPLTPERLAGGIGAGLSYGRLPDGKFGALVPEKNHILIDQDSPPKRQRFTLAHEVMHVLIQQDDDLLSELHEAYAGQELEKELEALCNLGAAEMLLPGQAVEAAIARKGQTPRLIPELAELHQVSEEVAIIALAERGPVPSIVLMAGSKPLRVYFSAKHPQVVGWVSRGAGFRREDPLVVAFETDLPQKTTARLPNHEVLYSLEAYPKNGRVYAVYRVLQN, from the coding sequence ATGGAGCTCAGACACCGGGTCATCGAGCTGGCCCAGGAATACCGTAAGACCCACGCCCCTCTCACGCCCGAGCGGCTGGCCGGGGGTATCGGGGCCGGTCTATCGTATGGCCGGTTGCCCGATGGCAAGTTTGGGGCGCTGGTGCCAGAGAAAAATCACATCCTGATTGACCAGGATTCCCCGCCCAAACGCCAGCGGTTTACCCTGGCCCACGAGGTGATGCACGTGCTAATCCAGCAGGACGACGACCTGCTCTCCGAGCTGCACGAAGCGTACGCGGGTCAGGAGCTGGAAAAGGAGCTCGAGGCCCTCTGCAACCTGGGGGCCGCTGAGATGCTGCTGCCCGGCCAGGCGGTGGAGGCAGCCATCGCCAGAAAAGGCCAGACCCCCCGGCTGATACCCGAGCTGGCCGAGCTGCACCAGGTTTCGGAGGAAGTGGCTATTATCGCTCTGGCCGAGCGGGGCCCGGTTCCTTCCATCGTGCTGATGGCCGGTAGCAAACCCCTGCGGGTTTATTTCAGCGCCAAGCACCCGCAGGTTGTGGGCTGGGTGAGCCGCGGGGCAGGCTTTCGCCGCGAGGACCCCCTGGTGGTAGCCTTTGAAACCGACCTGCCGCAAAAGACCACCGCGCGCTTACCCAATCACGAGGTGCTGTACAGCCTCGAGGCCTATCCCAAAAATGGGCGGGTCTATGCGGTGTACAGGGTATTGCAGAATTAG
- a CDS encoding GyrI-like domain-containing protein has translation MERPVRTLESGFFVAGYEVRTSLALEQDPQTARIPPLWQKIESGALELLIPKRLAKGKPFVVYFHYESEQGPFSVLLGYQVRGQDDVPSGLSGLNVPGGRYLMFSVPSARPESVKEAWQQIRAYFQQPGAPKRAFTFDYEVYENTQRVSVFVAIQ, from the coding sequence ATGGAACGCCCCGTTCGCACCCTCGAGTCCGGCTTTTTTGTCGCGGGGTACGAGGTGCGCACCAGCCTGGCCCTGGAGCAAGACCCCCAGACCGCCCGGATTCCTCCGCTCTGGCAAAAGATAGAAAGCGGGGCGCTCGAGCTGCTCATCCCCAAGCGTCTGGCTAAGGGCAAACCTTTTGTGGTCTATTTCCACTACGAAAGCGAGCAGGGCCCTTTCTCGGTGCTGCTGGGCTACCAGGTGCGGGGGCAGGACGACGTTCCATCCGGCCTGAGCGGCCTGAATGTCCCTGGGGGCCGGTATCTGATGTTTAGTGTGCCGAGTGCCAGACCGGAATCGGTAAAAGAGGCCTGGCAGCAAATCCGGGCCTATTTCCAGCAGCCCGGCGCGCCCAAGCGGGCCTTCACCTTCGATTACGAAGTCTACGAAAACACCCAGCGGGTTTCGGTTTTCGTGGCCATACAGTAG
- a CDS encoding helix-turn-helix domain-containing protein, translating to MTLAERLRELRTQQGWRLKDLSEKSGLSVPYLSDLERGRTNPSLDTLQTLATSYSLSVNDLLAPVDFYGERTEASLPKGLAELIADPTLGAEITPEWQRTLARIELRGKRPESKRDWYEIFLHLKRVLEG from the coding sequence ATGACACTAGCCGAACGTCTCCGCGAACTGCGCACCCAGCAGGGTTGGCGCCTTAAAGACCTATCCGAAAAAAGCGGGCTCTCGGTACCCTACCTCTCCGACCTCGAGCGGGGCCGCACCAACCCCTCCCTCGACACCCTGCAAACCCTGGCGACCTCCTACAGCCTATCGGTCAACGACCTGCTGGCCCCGGTAGACTTCTACGGCGAGCGCACCGAAGCCTCGCTGCCCAAGGGTCTGGCCGAACTCATCGCCGACCCCACCCTGGGGGCCGAGATCACCCCCGAGTGGCAGCGCACCCTGGCCCGCATCGAGTTGCGGGGCAAGCGCCCGGAGTCCAAGCGCGACTGGTACGAGATCTTCCTGCACCTCAAGCGGGTGCTGGAAGGCTAG
- a CDS encoding Lrp/AsnC ligand binding domain-containing protein, which yields MFSTLFAEIEARYRHERLLEETLGVGPSVHKAVQEARMMQLAQQTQASVAENIRRVSAYVFVSCAQPKRIVQALSRLPGVIKADALLGASEAVLVVERHNFEALQSLLTEVQSTPGVRKISVKLAA from the coding sequence ATGTTTTCTACGCTTTTTGCAGAAATAGAAGCCCGGTATCGGCACGAGCGTTTGCTCGAGGAAACCCTGGGGGTTGGCCCCAGCGTTCACAAAGCAGTACAGGAGGCCCGCATGATGCAACTCGCCCAGCAGACCCAGGCTTCGGTTGCGGAGAATATCCGTCGTGTGTCCGCGTATGTGTTTGTTTCGTGTGCCCAACCCAAGCGTATCGTGCAGGCCCTGAGCCGCCTGCCAGGGGTGATCAAGGCCGATGCCTTGCTGGGGGCCTCCGAGGCCGTGCTGGTGGTGGAGCGGCACAATTTTGAGGCCTTGCAGTCGCTTCTGACAGAAGTACAATCCACCCCAGGTGTTCGTAAGATTTCGGTCAAACTCGCGGCCTGA
- a CDS encoding VOC family protein, whose amino-acid sequence MFKIVPNLWFDKEAEEAARFYCDAIPGSRINSLVVLRDTPSGDCDLVSFELAGQPFMAISAGPFFKLNPSTSFILSFNPSQGRTQADLEALWNKLLPGGSVLMPLQAYPFAPLYGWIQDRYGLSWQLILSDPGGEARPFITPALLFVGEVCGKAEEAQDFYTSVFPNARRGATMRYPAGMAPEREGTLMYSEFMLEGQWFAAMDSAYPHNFAFNEAISFMIYCDTQAEIDHYWTKLSAVPEAEQCGWLKDRYGLSWQVVPRALEQMLQDPDPERVNRVNQAVLQMKKLDLAELQKAYA is encoded by the coding sequence ATGTTCAAGATCGTGCCCAATCTCTGGTTTGACAAAGAGGCCGAGGAGGCCGCTCGGTTTTATTGCGATGCAATTCCGGGTTCCAGGATAAATAGTTTGGTTGTTTTGCGCGATACGCCTTCGGGTGACTGCGACCTGGTCTCGTTTGAGCTGGCCGGCCAGCCCTTCATGGCCATCAGCGCGGGGCCGTTTTTCAAGCTCAATCCCTCCACCTCGTTTATTCTCAGCTTCAACCCCTCCCAGGGGCGTACCCAGGCCGACCTCGAGGCCCTCTGGAACAAGTTGCTGCCAGGGGGTAGCGTGCTGATGCCATTACAGGCCTATCCCTTTGCGCCCCTCTACGGCTGGATTCAAGACCGCTACGGCCTTTCCTGGCAGCTTATCCTCTCCGACCCCGGTGGCGAGGCGCGTCCTTTTATAACGCCCGCGCTATTGTTTGTGGGCGAGGTATGCGGCAAGGCCGAGGAGGCCCAGGACTTCTATACCTCGGTGTTCCCCAACGCTCGACGGGGAGCGACGATGCGCTATCCGGCGGGCATGGCGCCCGAGCGCGAAGGTACCTTGATGTACAGCGAGTTCATGCTGGAGGGCCAGTGGTTTGCCGCCATGGACAGCGCCTACCCGCACAACTTCGCTTTCAACGAGGCCATCTCGTTCATGATTTACTGCGACACCCAGGCCGAAATTGACCATTACTGGACGAAGCTCTCAGCGGTACCGGAGGCCGAGCAGTGTGGCTGGCTCAAAGACAGGTATGGTCTGAGCTGGCAGGTAGTGCCCCGGGCGTTGGAGCAGATGCTGCAAGACCCCGACCCAGAACGGGTCAACCGGGTTAACCAGGCGGTGCTTCAGATGAAAAAGCTTGACCTGGCCGAGTTGCAAAAGGCCTATGCCTGA
- a CDS encoding VOC family protein produces the protein MTIKVSACIPVIPSRDVQASLLFYQTHLGFQDPFTWGENPVEYGGVSRDGLRLHFYLEPNPEISRNYAFRLEVDEVDLLYVACEAAGIVHPNGRLENKPWATREFTILDPSGVAIRVYQELMG, from the coding sequence ATGACGATAAAAGTATCGGCGTGTATACCGGTGATACCCAGCCGCGATGTGCAGGCCTCGCTCCTGTTTTATCAGACCCACCTGGGTTTCCAGGATCCTTTTACCTGGGGCGAGAACCCGGTGGAGTACGGCGGGGTGAGCCGGGATGGGCTACGGCTGCACTTCTACCTCGAGCCCAACCCCGAAATCAGCCGTAACTATGCCTTCCGGCTCGAGGTGGACGAGGTAGACCTGCTCTATGTGGCCTGCGAGGCTGCCGGCATCGTGCATCCCAACGGCAGGCTGGAAAACAAGCCCTGGGCCACCCGCGAGTTCACCATCCTCGACCCCTCCGGGGTGGCTATACGGGTTTACCAGGAACTTATGGGATAA
- a CDS encoding nitroreductase family protein, with translation MNDLYPLYQRRASVRKFKPEPLREGDLEKILFAAQRAPTDATAQMYSLLRVSDPELRRKVSSHSGHNPHIETCAEFFLILADVYRLRRLVEHRGGVFGHWPRTALHFAITDAVLAGSALATMAESLGYGIVWIGGVLNGIKEIKALCGLPQGVVPVAGLCVGVPDESPAPRPRLPRALVVHENQYHDYGPEALEQAYAAMAPITKSGDWYRVLERYFAQGGTMEEREPAYQQLSAQQGFEPDLPAELLEALKEKGLEAGSLGQLIEAAFAQGFRSLQFHHKGYAWIEKEPEAYRGDGKPGEALGKALLQAPRERIIP, from the coding sequence GTGAACGACCTTTACCCGCTATACCAGCGTCGCGCTAGCGTACGCAAGTTCAAACCCGAGCCCCTGCGCGAAGGCGACCTGGAAAAGATTCTCTTTGCGGCCCAGCGGGCCCCCACCGACGCCACCGCGCAGATGTACAGCCTGCTGCGCGTCAGCGACCCCGAACTACGCCGCAAGGTTTCAAGTCACTCCGGCCACAACCCCCACATCGAGACCTGCGCCGAGTTCTTCCTGATTCTGGCCGACGTGTACCGCCTGCGAAGGCTGGTGGAGCACCGGGGCGGGGTGTTTGGGCACTGGCCCCGCACCGCTTTGCACTTTGCTATCACCGACGCGGTGCTGGCCGGGAGCGCCCTGGCTACCATGGCCGAGAGCCTGGGCTATGGCATCGTGTGGATTGGCGGGGTGCTGAACGGCATAAAGGAAATTAAGGCGCTGTGCGGACTGCCGCAGGGGGTGGTGCCGGTGGCCGGTCTGTGCGTGGGGGTGCCGGACGAAAGCCCGGCCCCCCGCCCCCGCCTGCCGCGGGCGCTGGTGGTGCACGAAAACCAGTACCACGACTACGGCCCCGAGGCGCTCGAGCAGGCCTATGCCGCCATGGCCCCCATCACCAAAAGCGGCGACTGGTACAGGGTTCTGGAGCGCTACTTCGCCCAGGGCGGCACCATGGAAGAGCGCGAGCCCGCCTACCAGCAGCTTTCTGCCCAGCAGGGCTTCGAGCCCGATCTGCCAGCCGAACTGCTCGAGGCACTAAAAGAAAAGGGCCTCGAGGCCGGCTCGCTGGGCCAGCTCATCGAGGCGGCCTTTGCCCAGGGCTTCCGCAGCCTGCAGTTCCACCACAAGGGCTACGCCTGGATCGAGAAAGAACCCGAGGCCTACCGGGGCGACGGCAAGCCCGGCGAGGCTTTGGGCAAGGCCTTGCTACAGGCGCCCAGAGAGCGGATTATCCCATAA
- a CDS encoding GNAT family N-acetyltransferase translates to MPLHIQAEPPDSPVARALIAELDAVLEPLYPPKSRHGYSVEKLIQQEVAFFVAYLNGQPVGCGGVQLFGDEYAELKRMYVRPAFRGQGVGKQLLTHLQAHAYERGLRVLRLETGVFQTEAIGLYQSFGFRRIPPFGPYFEDPVSLCMEKRLDE, encoded by the coding sequence ATGCCCCTACACATCCAGGCCGAACCCCCGGACAGCCCAGTAGCCAGGGCCCTGATCGCCGAACTTGATGCGGTCTTGGAGCCGCTGTACCCCCCGAAAAGCCGCCACGGGTATAGCGTAGAAAAACTCATCCAGCAGGAGGTCGCTTTCTTTGTGGCCTACCTGAACGGCCAGCCGGTGGGCTGTGGTGGGGTGCAGCTATTTGGCGACGAGTACGCCGAGCTCAAGCGGATGTACGTGCGGCCTGCGTTTCGTGGGCAGGGTGTGGGGAAGCAGCTTTTGACCCACCTGCAAGCCCATGCCTATGAGCGGGGCCTGCGGGTGCTCCGGCTCGAGACCGGGGTCTTCCAGACCGAGGCCATTGGCCTATACCAGAGCTTCGGCTTCCGGCGCATCCCGCCGTTTGGCCCCTACTTTGAAGACCCCGTGAGCCTTTGCATGGAGAAGAGGCTAGACGAGTAA